The genome window AAACCCGGGGGATCCGCCTGGCCGCGGACTACATCGAGAAGCGGCTCAAAGCCGCCCACCTGAAGCCCGCGTTCGGCCCGTCCCACCGGCAGCCGTTCCCCGTGAAGGTCGGGGTGACCTTGGGCCCGGAGAATCGGCTGAGCTCGTCGTCGGGCGGCGATGCTTCACCCAAGGCTCACGACGCTTCGGACTGGACGCCGCTCGGGTTCTCCGGGAGCGGCTCCCTCGACGGCGAGCTCGTGTTCGCGGGCTACGGGATCGAAGCCCCGGCGATCGGCTACGAGGAGCTGTCCGGGCTCGATCTGCGGGGCAAGATCGCGCTCCTCCTGCGCTACGAGCCCCAGGAGAAGGACGAGGGCTCTCCGTTCGACGGCCGGCGGCCGAGCCGGTGGTCCGCGCTCCGGTACAAGACGCTGCAGGCGCGAGAGCGTGGCGCGAAGGCGGTCGTGTTCGTCACGGGACCCGCGCAGGACGAAGGTCAGGACAAGATCCCGGTGCTCCAGAACGACGGTCCCGAGAGTTCCGCCGGGATTCCAGTCCTCCAGGTGAAGACTTCGGTCGCGCAGGCGTGGCTTCGGAGCGCGAGCATCGACCTCGGCGAGTGGCAGAAGGCCGTGGATCGGGATCTCGTGCCGCGCCGACTCGGTCCCGTGGGCGTGCGCCTCGCGGGAAACGTGGACGTCCAGGCCAGGTACGTGGATGCCGAGAACGTGGCGGGGATCCTTCCCGGGAAGGGAGCGCTCGCGAAGGAAGCGGTCGTGATCGGCGCCCACTACGACCACCTCGGCTACGGCGGTCGGGGATCGATGAAGCCGAACGAGAAGGCGATCCACAACGGCGCCGACGACAACGCCTCGGGCACGGCCGCCGTGCTCCTCGCGGCCGAGCGCGTCCAGCGCGCGTTGCGAGGCTCGAAGAGCCACCGCACGGTCGTGTTCGCGCTCTTCTCGGCGGAAGAGGTCGGCCTGGCGGGATCGTCGTACTTGGTCGATCACCCGCCGGTGCCCATCGAGAAGGTCGCGGCCATGATCAATCTCGACATGGTGGGGCGGGTCCGGGGAGACACGCTCACCGCGCTCGGTGCCGACTCGGCGGAGGAGTGGCGCGCGCTGCTCGAGACCGCGGGGTCCAAGGCGGGGCTCCATGTGACCGGCCGGGGCGACGGCTACGGTCCATCCGACCAGACCGCGTTCTACGCGAAGGGCATTCCGGTCGTGCATCTCTTCAGCGGCGCGCACCCGGAGTACCACACGCCTGCCGACGATGCATCGACCGTGGATCCCGCGGGGGGCGCCAGGGTGGTCGCGCTCACGGCGTCTCTCGGCGAGGCGCTCGCGCGCGGCGAGGAGCGGCCGACGTACGTACGCAGCTCCGGAGCGCCGGCCATGACGGGGGACAGCCGGGGCTATGGAGCGTATCTGGGCACGGTTCCCGACTTCCGTTCCATGGAGGGAGCCGAAGGAGGCGTGCTCTTGAGCGACGTGCGGCCGGGCGGCCCGGCCGACCTGGCGGGGATTCGGGGAGGGGACCGGATCGTGCGAATGGCGGGCACTCGGATTCAGAACCTGCAGGACATGACGTACGCGCT of Candidatus Eisenbacteria bacterium contains these proteins:
- a CDS encoding M28 family peptidase, whose product is MRPRFPALLPIAVLLAIAVAYPATAAPKAPTPDPRATRDFLAAVSILAADSMEGRGLETRGIRLAADYIEKRLKAAHLKPAFGPSHRQPFPVKVGVTLGPENRLSSSSGGDASPKAHDASDWTPLGFSGSGSLDGELVFAGYGIEAPAIGYEELSGLDLRGKIALLLRYEPQEKDEGSPFDGRRPSRWSALRYKTLQARERGAKAVVFVTGPAQDEGQDKIPVLQNDGPESSAGIPVLQVKTSVAQAWLRSASIDLGEWQKAVDRDLVPRRLGPVGVRLAGNVDVQARYVDAENVAGILPGKGALAKEAVVIGAHYDHLGYGGRGSMKPNEKAIHNGADDNASGTAAVLLAAERVQRALRGSKSHRTVVFALFSAEEVGLAGSSYLVDHPPVPIEKVAAMINLDMVGRVRGDTLTALGADSAEEWRALLETAGSKAGLHVTGRGDGYGPSDQTAFYAKGIPVVHLFSGAHPEYHTPADDASTVDPAGGARVVALTASLGEALARGEERPTYVRSSGAPAMTGDSRGYGAYLGTVPDFRSMEGAEGGVLLSDVRPGGPADLAGIRGGDRIVRMAGTRIQNLQDMTYALQDNKPGQTIEVVVVRNGAELSLMATLGDRSRMAAPAAAPAAAHGGERPVPNPSSADTTRANPARPSSIPAHGTAARQDSAGFTLPEFYRDRPGAGFAIGAGKPFTKTFEGERHFRDIRQLTFGGENAEPYFAPDGKSIVFQATVPGAKCDQQYVLDLATGATRLVSTGKGRTTCGYFDYPEADRIVYASTHEVADSCPPAPDMSQGYVWALYPSFDIFEAKPDGSDPKNLTRSPGYDAEATWCHRGGSMVFTSTRDGDIDLYAMDEAGSVKRLTNLPGYDGGAFYSPDCSEIVWRASRPAGDELRDYQRLLSHGLIRPSKLEIYVMKADGGDIQQITRNGAANFCPTFLADGDRILYSSNAGSASGREFDLWMVSKKGGADPERITFSDGFDGFPHFSPDGRWIVWSSNRADPKSRETNLFLARWVD